GTCAGCGATCCCGTCCGCGAGGCTCTGCTCAAAGCCAAGCTGAAAGAATTTGCCTCCGGTGTGCTCGAGCCGTGGCATGTGGAGGAGCTGGCATCGGTGATCCTGCGGATCTCCCGGGATTTACAGACTAGGCCTGAGAGGAAA
This region of Candidatus Neomarinimicrobiota bacterium genomic DNA includes:
- a CDS encoding chorismate mutase; this encodes MKPEVNRKSLAELRREIDELDRRLFALIAQRMAIARDIGTLKRAQGASVSDPVREALLKAKLKEFASGVLEPWHVEELASVILRISRDLQTRPERK